From Cecembia calidifontis, one genomic window encodes:
- a CDS encoding IS4 family transposase encodes MSNITLFSQIIKKIERSIFKKLVEEKQTDKGCKGFDSWTHLVSMLFCHFAKSTSVRDISNGLRSATGNLNHLGIAKAPSKSSISYQNKRRDSDLFKELYYGLLKHLGQQASLSRVKLRIKAPVYLLDSTVVSLCLSMFDWATFRTKKGAVKMHTLLDYDGKLPVYVNITEGSMADNKGAYDIPLEKGSVIVADRYYNDFPMLNIWDSKGVFFVIRHKDNLKFSTINERRLPENTAQEVLIDEEIELVNPQSKVKYPGKLRRVAVWDEKNRQTVELITNNFKWSAKTIGDLYRCRWEIEIFFRDIKQLLHIKTFIGTSKNAVMIQIWTALITILLLKVMKATAKFGWHLSNLVAFIRLNIFVKIELQKWLDKPFEDHEKPPQKSQQGVLFPDYR; translated from the coding sequence ATGAGTAATATTACATTGTTTTCTCAGATTATTAAAAAAATCGAGCGTTCAATTTTCAAGAAACTGGTTGAAGAGAAGCAAACGGACAAGGGCTGCAAAGGCTTTGACAGCTGGACGCATTTGGTTTCCATGCTTTTTTGCCATTTTGCCAAAAGTACTTCTGTAAGGGATATTTCAAACGGCCTGCGTTCGGCCACGGGGAACCTCAACCATCTGGGGATTGCCAAGGCACCATCCAAGTCCAGTATCAGTTATCAGAACAAGCGCAGGGACTCTGACCTGTTCAAGGAGCTGTATTACGGGCTTCTGAAGCATTTAGGACAGCAGGCGTCCCTGAGCAGGGTAAAACTACGGATCAAGGCTCCCGTCTATCTGCTCGACTCCACGGTGGTAAGTCTTTGCCTTTCGATGTTTGACTGGGCAACCTTCAGGACCAAAAAGGGTGCTGTAAAGATGCATACGCTTCTGGACTATGACGGGAAACTCCCTGTTTATGTGAATATTACAGAAGGAAGTATGGCAGACAATAAAGGCGCTTATGATATTCCTTTGGAGAAAGGATCCGTTATAGTGGCGGACCGCTATTACAATGACTTTCCGATGCTCAACATTTGGGACAGCAAGGGGGTCTTTTTCGTCATAAGGCACAAGGATAACCTTAAGTTCAGCACAATCAATGAACGTCGACTCCCTGAAAATACTGCACAGGAAGTACTGATAGACGAAGAAATTGAACTGGTAAACCCGCAGTCAAAAGTGAAGTACCCCGGAAAACTCAGAAGAGTGGCTGTATGGGACGAAAAAAACCGACAGACCGTCGAACTGATTACCAATAACTTCAAATGGTCAGCAAAGACAATCGGTGATCTTTACCGGTGCCGATGGGAGATTGAGATCTTCTTCAGGGACATCAAGCAGTTACTCCATATCAAAACCTTTATCGGAACATCGAAAAATGCCGTGATGATCCAGATATGGACCGCGCTGATCACCATTCTGCTCCTAAAAGTGATGAAGGCAACCGCTAAATTCGGATGGCATCTGTCCAATCTGGTTGCATTTATCAGACTGAACATATTCGTTAAAATAGAGCTGCAAAAGTGGCTGGACAAACCCTTTGAAGACCATGAAAAACCTCCTCAAAAAAGCCAACAGGGGGTTCTATTTCCGGATTACAGATAA
- a CDS encoding TM1802 family CRISPR-associated protein, which translates to MNKNFQIGKESLSRLNYASNYVLNNLQTRIAGLKHLVIPNYLAKDLESLDIEEMKLFLDKSSDLLFKTERLEKEVLRKLPDCNVFWINYIAFETNGNYFKILNTIKDVNSLHLTNLLEAFDEAGWVLRNFINLNTSFNLQSIYWIIPVREGSKEKKNAVLAIFKEILEQRKINEEDIFDHFISMLLCHRYGRYRQYQFKSSPNNFDFAIRDTVFKYTAFVYALKKLNLLKMEDNKPKPDTEEKPTHTNPEKIEDFFNKMEYTQEQKAVFYLGRVLSSVAYAQYQKGHKSKPILNKINYNGMDASALERLDLDLSEKSRQYNIHEFTEPNLAKFRSAFKEEKWTLSPQKNVFYLMVGYTFGLTKE; encoded by the coding sequence TTGAATAAAAATTTTCAAATAGGTAAGGAAAGTTTGTCAAGACTTAATTATGCCTCGAATTATGTCTTAAATAACCTTCAAACAAGAATTGCAGGTTTAAAGCATCTTGTAATCCCTAATTATTTAGCAAAGGACTTAGAAAGTCTGGATATCGAGGAAATGAAACTATTTTTAGATAAGTCCTCAGATTTATTGTTCAAAACAGAGAGATTAGAAAAAGAAGTATTGAGAAAATTACCTGATTGTAATGTTTTCTGGATCAATTATATAGCGTTTGAAACGAATGGCAATTATTTCAAAATTTTAAACACAATTAAAGATGTAAATAGCTTGCATCTGACTAATTTATTGGAAGCTTTTGATGAGGCTGGATGGGTTTTAAGAAATTTTATCAATCTCAATACTTCTTTTAACCTTCAGTCAATTTATTGGATTATCCCAGTTCGGGAAGGATCAAAGGAAAAGAAAAATGCTGTTTTGGCAATTTTTAAGGAAATTCTCGAACAAAGAAAGATAAATGAAGAAGATATTTTTGATCATTTTATAAGCATGCTGCTATGCCATCGATATGGAAGGTATAGACAGTATCAGTTCAAATCTTCTCCAAATAACTTTGATTTTGCCATTCGAGATACAGTCTTTAAATACACTGCATTTGTTTACGCATTAAAGAAATTAAACTTACTAAAGATGGAAGATAACAAGCCAAAACCTGATACTGAGGAAAAGCCTACTCACACAAATCCTGAAAAAATTGAGGATTTTTTCAACAAAATGGAATATACCCAAGAACAAAAGGCAGTATTTTATTTGGGTAGGGTATTAAGTTCTGTTGCTTATGCGCAATATCAAAAGGGGCATAAATCTAAGCCTATCCTAAACAAAATCAACTATAATGGAATGGATGCTTCGGCATTAGAAAGATTGGATTTAGACCTTTCAGAAAAGTCGCGACAATATAATATCCATGAATTCACTGAGCCAAATTTGGCAAAGTTCAGATCTGCCTTCAAAGAAGAAAAATGGACCTTAAGCCCCCAGAAAAATGTGTTCTACCTAATGGTTGGATATACTTTCGGACTAACTAAAGAATAA